The following nucleotide sequence is from Austwickia chelonae.
CAGGTGCGGGGCTCACTCGACGTGGTCGGATGGGTCTGTGCTGCGCCGGGGCTCATCCCCGCAGGTGCGGGGCTCACCCACCCTGACGCTCATCCGCGACGGGCATAGAGGGCTCATCCCCGCAGGTGCGGGGCTCACACTTCCTGAACAGGAAGTCTACCAGCCAGTAACAACATTTACATTTAACTTCCAACGTGCCCTCATCACGCGCCACTCCTACCTCTCGATGACCGCCTCCCTCTTGAGGCCTTGCTCCAGCCCGGTCGTAGCCCTGAGCGAGACGCAGACTCAGAAGCCGACACCGGACGTAGCATCACACGCACCCCGTCGAGATCAACAGGTTCCCAATCATGTCGGTGCACCCGAAAATCCAGACCTTGCTCTGTGTTCACACCGAACACCATGATGGCCCGTCCATCCTGAACCATCTCCAAAACCCGATCCCAAAGCTCCTCCCTCACGCGAGCATTCACCTTGCCCACGAAAACCCCCGCGCTGATCTCCAGAAGCCAACGGGTCAAATAGCCTCGCAGCCCTGCCGGGCACGCCGTCAACACGATGACAACCATCACCCACCTCACCCATCGTCATAAGAGACCCCACCAGGAACAGTCCGCGCACCCCCATCCCACAACTCGAGGCTGTCCCACTCCACGACATCGACCTCATCACCCGCCTCGCTGTCAGCGAGCAGCGCTTGCACATCCTTGGCACACCGAGACAAAAGCTTCGCCGCATGGATCTCGTCCCGCATCGCGCGCCGCGTCTCCCCAGGAATGTCATCGCTCTCCGACGCCACCACGCGGAAAGCCACCGGCACCGCTAACTCCACCTTGTACAGATCAGCGATATCGAAGACGAACGACCGATCATTCCCGGTATGCACCACACCCAAACCCGGTGCGCACCCCAACGAGACAACCACCGCATGAACAGCCCCGTAAAGACACGTCGTAGCCGCTGACAAGGCCATGTTCACTGCATCCGAAGCCTCGAAATCATCCGTCCGATAATCACGACGTGACCAAGGAACCCCGGTCTCTTCCGACATCATTTTGTACGCCAGACGAACCCGAGCACCCTCCCGCCCACGCAGCTGCTGCATCGACAACCCCGACACGTCCTCCCCGGGGAAACGCATCTCGTACATCCGCCGAGCCACCGCCAACCGCAAACGTTGATGAGACACCACCTCCGCCTGACGGATCAACCACCTCGATGAACGAGCCATCGTGCGACCGTGCGCGTAATAACGCACCCCACGCTCCCCCACCCACACCGTGGTGGCCCCGCTCTCGGCAAGTACCACCATCGCCTGGTGAGTGACCCGAGTACCCGGGCCCAGTAACAACGCCCCGATCGTCGCCGACGGCACATGAACCGTGCCCCGCTCGTCGGTCACCGTGATGGCATTGCCATCACGATGCACCACTCCACGCTCGACGTAGACAAAGCTCAACCGGTCCTGGACCCGCACGAGCTCCTGGACATCACTGGGCCGGGCACCCGGGACCGGCTTCATCGCAGACGCGCCAAAGTCATCAGCCCGCACCCGTACGCCTTGGCCCGACCCATCCCACCGACCAAGGACTCGCGGAAACGATCCGCATCCGTGACCGTCAAAACTCCATCGAACTGGACGCGGCTGATCGTCACCCGACCGCGACGGTCCTTGTCACCAGGGTCACGCCGGGTAAACGCATCTGCGTGACGTCCGGTCACCGAGACCCCGCCTTCGTCAGAGCCCGGCGGATCAAGGACCTCGAAGCCCCACCCCTGGCCGTGCTCACGAAGCCACCGTTCCTGCTGATGAACAGTGACATGCGGAACCACCTTCCCGCGCCGTTCGCCCTCCTGCCGAAGCACATGCACCGGATTGGCAGCCAATCTGAAACGCCACGCCTGGCCCTCGGACAGCCGCGAAAGAAAAGGAGCATAGGTCGTGGTCTGCCAGGTCTGCGTCGTCGGCCAACCAGCCTGTTCCACCAGTGCAGTCATGTCCGGTTCTGCAGAACCCACCACGTAGAGACAGAGCTCATGACGTTGCGGCCGATCGACCCGCCACAACACCCGCCCCGTGGACGCCTCCGGCGGATAACAGGACAACACCGCAGCGTGCATCCGCTGAGGAGAGCCCAGCAGCTGACGAGTGCCTCGACGAGCCGTATTCAACGCGAACCTGCTCAGGTACACGGCACACCACCCACCTCGGCGAAGAAATCCGGTTCCGACGACGCAGACCTCCGGTCGGCCCGACCTATGGGGTTGTCGACCAACACCGGGTCCACAGAAACCACCGATCGCCACAAATACTCCCGACGCTCCGGATTCCAGCTCTGCGGAAGATCACGCACCTCCTCCGGGAAGATGTCCTGCGAACCTCCCGATGAATCCGCATCGACGAGGATCTCCAAACGGACCTCCCGCTGCAACTCCCGACGATGCCAAGACGCTGCCTGCCACGGCGCCTCCCGCAAAACCTCCACGAGGCTTCCGTCGAACACAGACATCGATACCGGCCGAGAAGGCGGACATGACCGCCGACCCAAATACAACGGGAACGCCGGCGAGCGCACCGCCTCGTCCAAGGACTGCACCAAGGAGTGGTCGCCCTCGACAGCTGCGGTGAAGACCGCATCTGCCAAGTAGTAGCGGTACGACAACGGCATCGGGGCAGGTTTCGGAGACGTCCACCGGATCGCTGTCTGGAAGTCGCGGACCAGACGTCCTGGCTGGTCGACCCGCACCCCGAAACGGAGACCCAACAAGTCCTCGATGGGGTCTGTTCTACGGCGTCCTTGTGCTGCGGCCAGGAGGCCGAACACCCCGCTCTTCGTCGGGGACGTCCGAGTGTTCCTGCGGGCGAATCTGCTCGAATCGCCCCACGATTGCAAGGGCCCCGCCAAACGGAGCAGAAGAACGGCCATCAGCGGGCCGCCGTCTCCGTCACGGCCTCCTGGAGACGGGTGACCAGGTCCTGCAATGTCACTCGCTCGCCCAATTGGTCGACGGCTTCTGCCGCTGACGGCCCGCGGGTCACCCACGTGTGCTGTGCCGACGCGCCGAACTGAGGCAATATCTCGTCGGCGTACTCGGTGAGGCGTTCGCATGATGCGCGCACGTATCCGGTGTCTCCGGGGACGATGGCTTCTTCGAAGGCGCCGACCAGGTTCACCGGTTGTCCTTGTCGCATCATGACCACCACGGCGTCGGGCAAGGTGCGGTTTCCGAAGGTGTTCTGCTTCCCGGTCGGCATGCTCGTGATGAAGCCCTGTGCGAAGGCTGCTGCTGCTCGTCCGGTGGCGTCGGCGTTCCCGAGGTTCTCCAGCAGGCCGTCCACATTGATCGTCGCGAAACGGTACAGGGTCGACGAGTTGAACTCGACGGTGCCGATCATGCCTGCGCCGGTGTCTGATTGGAGGTTTCGGTCGTCGACCGCGGTGTAGTAGTCGTCCTCGTTGTCGACTCGGTGGGTGCTCAAGGCGTGCGCGACCTGTACTGCGGCGTCCACGTTGAGGTCCGCGTCATTGGCGACCATCCTGCCGAATAGTGCGATGTCGACGCCGTGTCCTTCCTGCATGGCGGCTTTGATCGCTTTTTTGTCGAGTTTGTTTTCTCCGTAGGACAGATCGGCGAGTTTGTCGAGTTGGATCGAGCTGATGAAGACGAGGTACTCGGCTTGGGCGACCTTCGGCGGCAGGTCTTCCTCGCCTTTCTTCACGCGGGGTTTCTCCACTTTCAATCCGAGCTGAGTCAGGACTTCTTCGGCTCGTTTCTGTGCAGCCTGCACCGCTGTCATGTCGGTCGGGTCGTCGCCTCGCTGTTCGGCGATCCGACCTCCGAGGAGTTCCACGAGTCGTTTCGTCCGGTATCCCAGTTCGTTCTTGTCCACGTGGGCGGGGAAAGCAGCCCGGGTGGCTCT
It contains:
- the cas6e gene encoding type I-E CRISPR-associated protein Cas6/Cse3/CasE, which produces MYLSRFALNTARRGTRQLLGSPQRMHAAVLSCYPPEASTGRVLWRVDRPQRHELCLYVVGSAEPDMTALVEQAGWPTTQTWQTTTYAPFLSRLSEGQAWRFRLAANPVHVLRQEGERRGKVVPHVTVHQQERWLREHGQGWGFEVLDPPGSDEGGVSVTGRHADAFTRRDPGDKDRRGRVTISRVQFDGVLTVTDADRFRESLVGGMGRAKAYGCGLMTLARLR
- the cas1e gene encoding type I-E CRISPR-associated endonuclease Cas1e; translation: MRVQDRLSFVYVERGVVHRDGNAITVTDERGTVHVPSATIGALLLGPGTRVTHQAMVVLAESGATTVWVGERGVRYYAHGRTMARSSRWLIRQAEVVSHQRLRLAVARRMYEMRFPGEDVSGLSMQQLRGREGARVRLAYKMMSEETGVPWSRRDYRTDDFEASDAVNMALSAATTCLYGAVHAVVVSLGCAPGLGVVHTGNDRSFVFDIADLYKVELAVPVAFRVVASESDDIPGETRRAMRDEIHAAKLLSRCAKDVQALLADSEAGDEVDVVEWDSLELWDGGARTVPGGVSYDDG
- the cas7e gene encoding type I-E CRISPR-associated protein Cas7/Cse4/CasC; translation: MTTYVDIHIIQTLPPSNINRDDTGQPKSAVYGGVTRARVSSQAWKRATRAAFPAHVDKNELGYRTKRLVELLGGRIAEQRGDDPTDMTAVQAAQKRAEEVLTQLGLKVEKPRVKKGEEDLPPKVAQAEYLVFISSIQLDKLADLSYGENKLDKKAIKAAMQEGHGVDIALFGRMVANDADLNVDAAVQVAHALSTHRVDNEDDYYTAVDDRNLQSDTGAGMIGTVEFNSSTLYRFATINVDGLLENLGNADATGRAAAAFAQGFITSMPTGKQNTFGNRTLPDAVVVMMRQGQPVNLVGAFEEAIVPGDTGYVRASCERLTEYADEILPQFGASAQHTWVTRGPSAAEAVDQLGERVTLQDLVTRLQEAVTETAAR
- the cas2e gene encoding type I-E CRISPR-associated endoribonuclease Cas2e: MVVIVLTACPAGLRGYLTRWLLEISAGVFVGKVNARVREELWDRVLEMVQDGRAIMVFGVNTEQGLDFRVHRHDWEPVDLDGVRVMLRPVSASESASRSGLRPGWSKASRGRRSSRGRSGA
- the cas5e gene encoding type I-E CRISPR-associated protein Cas5/CasD, yielding MAVLLLRLAGPLQSWGDSSRFARRNTRTSPTKSGVFGLLAAAQGRRRTDPIEDLLGLRFGVRVDQPGRLVRDFQTAIRWTSPKPAPMPLSYRYYLADAVFTAAVEGDHSLVQSLDEAVRSPAFPLYLGRRSCPPSRPVSMSVFDGSLVEVLREAPWQAASWHRRELQREVRLEILVDADSSGGSQDIFPEEVRDLPQSWNPERREYLWRSVVSVDPVLVDNPIGRADRRSASSEPDFFAEVGGVPCT